A stretch of DNA from Candidatus Bathyarchaeota archaeon:
GCCTTGCTGCTCTCTTCACAATCAGACCCACTCCACGTCGCCCCAACCTTCTACTAGATCTTTCCTCTCTATTCCATAGAGTCCAGTCCGAATGAAACAATGGATCTTTAGGTTTGATCTTACCGTATTTCTCTTCTCGTTCCATAACATAGATCCTGAGCGCCTCGCCAGCTTCCGGGCAGATAAAGGTGTAGTAAGAGATCTGACCCTTACAGGCATCAGGCACCCTACGCTTCATCTCTGGATAGACCGGAATCATGATGTAGGGTTTACCATTCTTCAGCTCAGTCTCCACATCTCTGTAATCAAGAGCGCATAACGTGCTAACTCTCAAACCACTGCTCCAGAGCATGAGAATGATGGGTCTATCCCTGCAGCTTCCCGCAGCATTGGCCATAGCGTGAACTTCAATTTTGGTCGGAATATACTCTGGGACCTTGCGATAGCGGGCTGGAACGTGATAGGCTCGAATGTTTAGTTCATTGCTTCGCACGTAGCCGTTTACCATAAAGAAAGTTCGAAGCCTCTTAATCAAGCTGTTTACATAGGCCTTGCTTCTGTCCTCTTTAGCAAGTCCATCCACATAGTCTTGAACCAACTTCTCGACCTTGAACTTTGGCAACTGGACTAGTTTCTCCGAGTCATAACTCGACCACTCACAGAACCTCCGTAGCACATTCAAGTATACCTCTCTGGAACTTTCGCTTTGGGTATACCTCTGAAGGTGGTCGAGTAGTCTCTGCACGCTGGGATAGTCGCTCCTCCAAGCATACAGTCCTTTCCGAGCTCTTATCTTGAAATAGACCTCGAAACCTCTAAGTCGTAACGGTTCTTGAGGGTCGAATTTTCCAAATGCTTTCCTAATCAAGTCGAACTTCCAAGAATACAATTAACTTCTTATTATTTAAATATATTTTATTTTAATATTTATTAGTCAAAGGATCCTTTAACATAGTAGAAAAATGTCCTTGATAGATATCCTGCTTAACTTCACTGCCAGTAGTCGCATTAGGCTGTGGCTTCGGCTTAGATTTTCGAGTTGGTACACTGTGGAAGAGATTGCTGAGGGGTTACCTCTCTTCTCGAAGGCGAGAATTCAACAAGTCTTACAAGAATCCCATAGGTTAGGATTAGTGTATCGGCGGAAGAGAAAAACAAGTAAACCTGGGCCTAATCCTTACGAATATCAGGTACCACCGCTTTTGTTTAATGAACTTGAAGGCAGTCAACTAAAGAAACTTGGAGAACTACACAAATGAATTGGCAATAATTTGTGAATAATTGACAGCTTGTGTGGGCTGAAAGGATTCGCTCGCTGTGATTGGCGGGCCCGTGGGGATTTGAACCCCAGATCTCCGGCTTTCACCCATTTTATTAGACCGGAGGCTTGCACATCACTGCTAGTGGTTCGGTGCCTTTATCCTGACTGGGCTACGGGCCCTCACTACAGAAGTCGTATCTATGGAGATAAAGCTATTATGTTGTTTTAGGCTTCTATTAGTTCTTCGTTCAGCCACCACGCTTTCTTTTTTCCCCTTTTCTCTCCTGCATTGTATTGCACTATTGGTTTTCCAAGTTGTTTATTAGATGATTTCTGAATTTTTCGCAATCTGTTGAGGATGAGCCACCGGTTTGTTTTCAAATGTTCGGCTAGTTCTGGGGTTGTTGCACCTTTGTAGCGCAGCAGGTAGTCTATAATTTTATGGTCTGTTTCGTCGATGCAGAAGGTGTGGGGGTTGATTTTTCCCCGCTCATACGTAAGTATTTCAAGTTTCGCAAGATATTTTTTTATTTCGGAAAATTCCGCTTCCAGCTTACCAACTCGTTTTTCAAGGCCCAAAATTTTATCTGGTCTCGGGACTGTTTGAAGTTTTTCCGTGATAGCATCCCGAATGAAGGCGCTTCTTTCGCCCTCAGATACTCGTAGAACGAGTTCTTTATAGACTTCTTCAGGGATCTTTGCAGAGACTATTGTAAGTTTTCCCATAGATTTTCCTCATATCTAGTTAGAACGCAAATAAAAAACATTAACTGCATAAAACGACAAAATTCTAGAAAAGTCTTAAAAGCCAAAAAGAAAAAGTAGCTAAATCTGGGAATGGATGTAAGAACTTATGAAAACAACAATATCGATTATAAAAATGTGACGTAGGTTCTTTGGTGGGACATCACGTTGTTCCTGAGCCGCTATTTGAAATAGCGAAGACAAATCTTGAAGAAGCAAAGGAGAAAGGACTTATTAATGGCTCTTATGTGTTCAACGCCGGGGATGACCTTGAACTTCTAATGGTTCACGAAAAAGGTGAAAAAAACCGAGAAATCCACGCATTAGCTTGGGACATCTTTCAGAAAGCTACAGATAAAGCCAAAGACCTAAAGCTGTATGGAGCAGGACAAGATTTGCTGAAAACAGCGTTCAGCGGCAACATCCGTGGTATGGGTCCAGGCGTAGCAGAGATGGAAATTGAAGAAAGAGGTTCGGATCCAATCATCGTATTTGCTGCTGACAAGGCCTCAGCAGGCTCATTTAATTTTCCCTTGTTTCGCATATTCGCTGACCCTATGAACACAGCTGGACTTGTAATTGACCCAAGCATGTTTGGTGGTTTCAAGTTCGAAGTTTTAGATACGAGAGAAAACAAGAAAGTGGTTTTGAAATGCCCCGAGGAGATGTATGAATTGATTGGTCTCGTTGGAACGAGCACATGTTATAGTGTTTCGCGTGTTTGGCTGGCTAGAGAAAATCTTTTGTGTGCAGTAACTAGCAC
This window harbors:
- a CDS encoding tyrosine-type recombinase/integrase, with protein sequence MIRKAFGKFDPQEPLRLRGFEVYFKIRARKGLYAWRSDYPSVQRLLDHLQRYTQSESSREVYLNVLRRFCEWSSYDSEKLVQLPKFKVEKLVQDYVDGLAKEDRSKAYVNSLIKRLRTFFMVNGYVRSNELNIRAYHVPARYRKVPEYIPTKIEVHAMANAAGSCRDRPIILMLWSSGLRVSTLCALDYRDVETELKNGKPYIMIPVYPEMKRRVPDACKGQISYYTFICPEAGEALRIYVMEREEKYGKIKPKDPLFHSDWTLWNREERSSRRLGRRGVGLIVKRAARLAGIPRWKLVTPHCLRKAFESVLRSPTVDGGRMDKSTQEFLFGHILPGSQDPYYDRTKVDFHRIEYAKLNFSMD
- a CDS encoding fructose 1,6-bisphosphatase, translating into MVGHHVVPEPLFEIAKTNLEEAKEKGLINGSYVFNAGDDLELLMVHEKGEKNREIHALAWDIFQKATDKAKDLKLYGAGQDLLKTAFSGNIRGMGPGVAEMEIEERGSDPIIVFAADKASAGSFNFPLFRIFADPMNTAGLVIDPSMFGGFKFEVLDTRENKKVVLKCPEEMYELIGLVGTSTCYSVSRVWLARENLLCAVTSTTRLSLIAGKYVGKDDPVAIVRAQHGLPDVGEIPVPFLHTYFVEGWMRGSHWGPLMPVSLKNSKCTVFDGPPRMVAIGFQVCNGGIASDNNGAPMIKDIFDDPAFDMARREAVEMAGVLRRMGEFEPARLSAEAMEYTTLPQIVEKLKDRFKPA